From one Anopheles cruzii chromosome 3, idAnoCruzAS_RS32_06, whole genome shotgun sequence genomic stretch:
- the LOC128272550 gene encoding cytochrome c oxidase assembly factor 6 homolog gives MSFPDKETREKCWSNRDQYWACLDKYAPDYQCTSQAPEPKECIHLRKLYQQGCPAQWVKHFDRKRTYDQFKQKMAKGYEPLNAEHKEKP, from the coding sequence ATGTCGTTTCCCGATAAAGAGACCCGAGAAAAGTGCTGGAGCAACCGGGATCAGTACTGGGCGTGCCTCGATAAGTACGCGCCCGATTACCAGTGTACATCGCAGGCGCCGGAGCCGAAGGAATGTATTCACCTGCGCAAACTGTACCAGCAAGGATGCCCGGCCCAGTGGGTAAAACACTTCGATCGGAAACGAACGTACGACCAGTTCAAGCAGAAGATGGCCAAAGGCTACGAACCGCTCAATGCTGAGCACAAAGAAAAACCCTAA
- the LOC128272548 gene encoding N-alpha-acetyltransferase 38, NatC auxiliary subunit: MSHDIGLQEANPDRGRMEEALTQSPSVDPALNKYQQVLDGAMERLEGDTDTKQSEGTDSNRKGTKPGSSMSLEEMETDEIRSVEPTETDPKRKLLRTWLNSMFRIKMTDGRILIGFFVCTDAEANVVLQVTSEYTEIGGEERYLGLVMIPGRYIVSIEERNDVGKSWWS, encoded by the exons ATGAGCCACGATATTGGCTTGCAGGAG GCCAACCCTGACCGAGGAAGAATGGAAGAAGCGCTGACTCAAAGCCCCTCCGTGGATCCAGCATTGAAC AAATACCAACAAGTTTTGGACGGAGCAATGGAAAGGCTGGAAGGCGACACAGACACCAAACAATCAGAAGGCACCGACAGCAATCGAAAGGGCACAAAACCGGGTAGTTCGATGTCTCTAGAAGAGATGGAAACGGATGAGATCCGATCGGTGgaaccgaccgagaccgaccCGAAGCGCAAGCTTTTGCGAACCTGGCTAAACAGCATGTTCCGCATCAAAATGACGGATGGTAGAATACTGATTGGGTTTTTCGTTTGCACGGACGCGGAAGCGAACGTAGTGCTGCAGGTGACCAGCGAATACACCGAGATCGGCGGCGAGGAACGGTACCTGGGGCTGGTGATGATTCCGGGACGCTACATAGTTTCGATAGAGGAACGCAATGATGTTGGCAAGTCGTGGTGGTCTTAG
- the LOC128274838 gene encoding retinol dehydrogenase 5 — protein sequence MEVQTALVLTIQLIALFSIAGALLLYLLCKVRGTRDDQTGVQKGSILVTCADTALGLQICTFFASKGHRVFAGMKDPVESLPAKLLRGWMKMRENSDAPVSGSVVPMKIDVTREDVLREAAESMGAHLNAGERGILAVINTAGSVYRGRIDSQDSLQWENMFKNNVMGCLRTARAFIGLLRPTRGRLILLGSGNDDDGLTVFMATRNAVQGCADALRKELRPYGVSVVTLDSHGVPAESLFKAPVPYTISDEEGVPTQYSADVLTTSALGVIERALYDNRPSETYCLSVPNSKFQMKLPCRSSLKISANRTTNPKPIQSV from the exons ATGGAGGTGCAGACCGCGCTGGTGCTGACGATCCAGCTGATCGCCCTGTTCTCGATAGCCGGCGCCCTGCTGCTCTATCTGCTGTGCAAGGTGCGCGGCACCCGCGACGATCAAACTGGCGTCCAGAAGGGATCGATCCTGGTGACCTGCGCGGACACTGCCCTCGGCTTGCAG ATTTGTACGTTTTTCGCCAGCAAGGGACACCGGGTGTTTGCGGGTATGAAGGACCCCGTGGAGTCGCTGCCCGCGAAGCTGCTGCGCGGCTGGATGAAGATGCGGGAAAACTCGGACGCCCCTGTCAGTGGTTCGGTGGTGCCGATGAAGATCGACGTGACGCGTGAGGATGTGCTGCGGGAGGCCGCCGAGTCGATGGGAGCTCATCTGAACGCCGGGGAGCGAGGCATCCTGGCCGTGATCAATACGGCCGGTTCGGTGTACCGCGGGCGCATCGACTCGCAGGACTCACTCCAGTGGGAGAACATGTTCAAGAACAACGTGATGGGCTGCCTGCGGACTGCCAGGGCCTTCATTGGACTGCTGCGGCCCACCCGTGGCAGGCTCATTCTGCTCGGCTCCggcaacgatgacgacgggtTGACCGTGTTCATGGCGACCCGGAACGCAGTCCAGGGATGTGCCGATGCGCTACGCAAAGAGCTCAGACCTTACGGCGTTAGTGTGGTGACACTAGACTCGCACGGAGTGCCGGCAGAGTCACTCTTCAAGGCACCGGTCCCGTACA CAATCTCCGACGAGGAAGGCGTTCCGACGCAATACAGCGCCGATGTTTTGACCACTTCCGCCCTGGGAGTCATCGAGCGGGCGCTCTACGACAACCGTCCCAGTGAGACCTACTGTCTGTCGGTGCCAAACAGCAAGTTCCAGATGAAGCTGCCCTGTCGGTCATCGTTGAAGATTTCCGCCAACCGCACgacgaacccgaaaccgataCAGAGCGTCTGA